Within Sorangiineae bacterium MSr11367, the genomic segment CTCATTCTGCTCTCCCGCCTGACGAAACGGTGCATGAGCACCGCCACCACCACCGCCCTGTCCAGGCCGACCATCTGTTCCCTTTAAACCATTGCTTGGAACGTATTCACCTGTCTCGCTGAAGCCTCCTGTGCCCTCACCGCTTCTCCCGTCAGCGCCGGGCGCGCCTGGGCGTGCAATCGCCGGCGGCGGACTCCCGTTCACACCTGCGCCAAGAGCGACATCGTACTGCGCCACTGGTCCCTGGGGCGCCCCTGGTTCCGGAGGAGCATTCTCATTCCATCGCCCAGAGCTGTCTGCCGTGTAAATGCCTCCAATCCCTCCCCATCCGCCCGGCTGAATTGGGTATTCTGGTTTTCCGCTGCAGAAACCTATATGTCCTCCACGTGGGCTAATCCGATTTGCGCTGCACTCGCCGTCTCTGCACCTCACTTCGAACAACGGCGGACTGCCATTCAGACCCGCATCAGGCACAAGCTGTAGACCCTCGATCCCGTCAGCCCCCTTTGCTCCAGCTCCAGCGTGAATCTTCGAATTGTAAATCCTCACCCCCGGTGACGAAATCGCCACCATGGCAATCGAGCTTCCCGACGGTGTCGTCGCGTCCGGGGAGCGAATCTCGAAGCCATCGATGCGCGCGTGGTGGACCCCGGTGGCTTTCACCGTGGGGCTCGTGGGGCCGTCGATGACGGCTTTGGCGGTGCTCGGTTTCCAGTCGAAGCCGCTGCAATCGAAATAGCCGAAGAGCTCGACGTTGTCGGCGAGGGTGAGCTGCTCACGGTAGGACTGCGCGCAGGCGTAAATGCGTTTGCCACTTACCTTGGCGGCGTCGATGGCTTTCTGCAGCGATGCGAAGGGCATTATCCTCGAGCCGTCGCCGCTCGGCGTCCCCTTGCTGGAGGACACGAAGAGGCCGCACTTGTCGCTGATGCCCGACTCGGCTTCGGCGGGCGGTGCGCTTGGGCACCCCTCGATGACCTGACCAGGTTTGTCGCCGCCACCCGCCTCCGGGTCGGAGCTGGAACCGCCACACGCGATGAACAAGCTTACTGCCAAGACAACACCGATTCGACGCATCGAAACCCTCCTCGCACATCCTTCATGCATTGCCCATCCATCGGCCCGGACCGCGCACAAGTTGCCCGCCTCCGTCGCTAAAAGGGCGATGCCGATCGCACAACGTGGCCGCGCCTTCATGATTGGCGCCGCAGTCCGCGGGCGTTATGCTGCGGGCCATGAAACGGCTCGTTCTCCTCATCGGTGCCCTCTGTGTGTGGTGTGCCCCGAGCGGCGAGGACGATGAGACCACCACCTGGGAGCGCCAAGCGCGGAACGTCACCATCGTGCGTGACGAGTGGGGCATCCCGCACGTCTATGGAAAGAGCGATGCCGATACCGTCTTTGGCTTGATGTATGCCCAAGCCGAAGACGACTTCAATCGCATCGAGACGAATTACCTCAATGCCATGGGCGGTCTGGCGGAGGCCGAAGGCGAGGCCGAAGTATACCGCGACCTGCGCATGAAGCTTTTCATCGACCCCGAGAACATCAAAGCACAATACCGCGCGAGCCCGCCGTGGTTGAAGGCCTTGATGGACGCCTACGCGGCCGGCTTGAACTACTACCTCCATCGGCACCCCGAGGTGACGCCGAGGGTCATCCGGCGCTTCGAACCGTGGATGGCGCTGACGTTCAGCGAAGGAAGCATCGGTGGCGACATCGAACGCATCTCCCTTGCGCAACTCGAAGCTTTTTACGGGAAGAAGCCGACCATCCCAAACGCCGTTGCCCCGGCCCCCGAGCCCACCGGCTCCAATGGCTTTGCCATTGCGCCGTCCAACAGTGCGTCGGGGCACGCATTGCTATGGATCAACCCCCATACGTCGTTCTTCTTCCGCGCGGAAGCGCAAGCCGTGAGCGAGGAAGGCTTGAATGCCTATGGCGCACTCACCTGGGGCCAGTTCTTCATCTACCAGGGCTTCAACGATCGCGCGGGGTGGATGCACACCTCGAGCGGCGTCGATTGCATCGACGAATACCTCGAAACCGTGGTGAGCAAAGACGGTAAACCCTATTATCGCTACGGTGCGGAGGAGCGCCCGCTCGTCGCGACGAAGATCGCCGTGCCCTACAAAACCCCGAACGGGGTGGCGCAAAAGGAGTTTACCGTCTACGCGACCCATCATGGCCCCATCGTTCGCGAGGCCGATGGCAAATGGGTGAGTGTCCGCTTGATGCAAGAACCCATGAAGGCCCTGATGCAGTCGTACAGCCGGACCAAAGCGAAAAACTACGCGGCCTTCAAGGAGACGATGAACCTCCACACCAATTCGTCGAACAATACCGTGTTCGCCGATGCCGAAGGCAACATCGCTTACTTCCACGCCAACTTCATTCCGCGGCGTAACCCGGCATTCGACTGGAGCAAGCCGGTCGACGGTAGCAATCCTGCCACCGAGTGGCAGGGAATTCATGACGTCGACGAGGCGCCGAACGTGCTGAATCCGCCCAATGGTTGGATCCAGAATACCAACAATTGGCCATATTCCTCGGCGGGATCGAACAGCCCGGTGCGAGAGAATTATCCGAGTTACGTGGACCGAAATGTCGAAAATCCCCGCGGCATCCACGCCGTTCGCGTGCTGAAGGACAAAAAGGATTTTACCCCCGATTCGTTGATGTCCGCGGCCTTCGACAGCGTCCTTCCGGAATTCGAGCTCCTTCTTCCCACGTTGTTCGCGGCCTACGAAGCCTTGCCCGATGCCGATCCGCTCAAGGCGAAGTTGGCAGAGCCGATCGCGAGCTTGCGCACGTGGGACCGACGTTGGTCGCTCGATTCGGTCCCCACCTCGGTGGCCGTCTACTGGGGCGAGGACCTGTGGCTGCGCGTCACCGAGGAGGCCGCCAAAGCCGGCGTTCTCATTTACGAGTACATCGAGACGAAGGCATCGGCCCGGCAACGGCTCGACGCCTTGGCCGCCGCGGTCGACAAGCTCACGGCTGATTTCGGGACATGGAAAATGCCCTGGGGCGACATCAACCGTCTGCAGCGCCTCACCGGGGACATCGTCCAGCCCTTCGACGACAAAGCCCCGAGCACGCCCGTGGCATTCACCTCGGCACGGTGGGGCTCGCTGGCCTCGTTCGGCGCACGCGCCGCCAAGGAGACGAAAAAGTTGTACGGCACGAGCGGCAACAGTTTCCTCGCCGTCGTGGAGTTCGGCGACCGGGTTCGGGCGAAAGCCATTACCGTCGGCGGGCAAAGCGGCCATCCCACGTCACCGCATTTCAGCGACCAGTCGAGCCGCTACAGCGCGGGTCAGCTGCGTGACGTCTATTTCTATCGGCCCGATCTCGAAGGCCACATCGAGCGGCAATACCATCCCGGCGAGTGACTCCGGCTTCACGGCGTGACGGGGGGCATGGCGAGCCATCGGCCGGCGTGAGGGCACGGTTTCGCTCTTTCGACGGCAAGCGTGTGAATATTTTCGGGCTTGGACACGGGTCGATCGATGACTACCGTCTGCGCATGGGTGGTGATCGACTTACTGCGCCGGGACGCGCAGTCGTTGCGTTGACGATGAGCCTCGTGTTCGGGGCCATTGGCTTTGCGTGTGGGCCCTCGAGCGCGGACTCGCAAAGGGAGCCGCTGGGGCGCGATGGTGGGGGAGGCGGCATCGTGCAACCTCCGGACGGGATGACTGTCACGCTGATGACGGCCGATGAGCGCGGGGTTGCCGTGGCCAACGCGGAATTCGTCCTTCGTGACGCGTCCGGCGGCTATTTCACGGAAAGGACGGGCGCCGATGGGACGTTCGTGGCGAAGTACGTGCGCCCGCCGTATGACGTGCTGGCCATCACCAAAGTGGGGCGCAGCGCATTCATGGGATTGGGGCAGGCCAACGTCCGGCTTCCGGTCTACCGAGCCGCGGAAGAACCCACCAAACAGACGCCGCCCCCTCTGGAACCGAAGCGCGGTATGACGCAGCCTTTCAATGTGCTTCTACCGGCATGCGGGACGAACGTTTGCCCCACGTACATTCGTACCAGGACGCCCGATCCGAACCGCGGCGCGGTCGACATCGACGTCCCCTCCGCGGCCCCAGCTTCGACCTATCCCGCGCTCGTGCTGCACCGATGGAATGGTCCGTGGGCGGAGGTGAAGGGCGATGCGAGGCTGCTGGTCTCCAATACCAATTACACCCGCTACTGGTACGATCGACTGCCCATGTCGTTCATCGACGGAGTCAACGCGGCCTCGCGCGATTGGCAACCGCTTCCCGTCGAGAACGCGGGGCAACTGACGGTATCGACGAATCTGCAGGATATTCCGGATAACTGGAGCCGCACGGTGGGGGCAAACCTCGTGTATCCCGACGACCTATCCCAAGGTTCCGACGCCGCGGTGAGCATCGTACCGCTTGCGCAATCGTCGGCCACGGTGACGATGGGCGTCCCCAACATCGTCGGTGCCACGCTCGATACGTTTGCAAACTACGAGAATCCGGATTGGGGCCCCGACGTGGGCTTCGAACGCACGAGGGTGCGACGCGGTGGCTTGCCCCTGACGACGGCGAACGTTCAGCTTGCCGTGGTAAGGCCTCCGCTCTTCATCCGCCCGGCCCGAGGTGCACGCATCTCGGCCACGGCGGATTGGTCGTGGCAAACATTTGGCAGCGAACGGTCGCTGACCCAGATCTTCGTGGACTCGGAATCCTCGGACAGTATGGTCATCTATACGCAACAGACGACCCTGTCGTCGCGCGATCTGCAGTTCCTTGGTGTGGATCGCTCACCGGGCACGCATTGGATGTTCGTCGAGACGTTTTACCCCGTCGAGAAATTGGACGACCTGTTCTCGCTCGAGAGCACCAAACACGGATTTCCGCTTCGGTACGGGGACTCGTATACGATGTCGTACCACTCGTTCATCGTCGAACCGTGACGTGACTACCGCGACACGGCCAGCTTGATGCCCAATGCGATGAAGATGGACCCCGCCACACGATCGAGCCACATGGCCGTCGTGGGGCGGCGGCGGAGTTGCGTGCCGATGGCGCCGGCGAAATAGCCAAGCGTACCGAAAAGGATGGCCGCCTGCATGGCGAAGGCGATCCCGAGGAGGCCGGTCTGCAGGCTCACGTGGCCGCGGGACGGGTCGACGAATTGAGGCAGGAAGCTCAAAAAGAACAATACGACTTTGGGGTTGATCGCATTGGCCACGAGACCGCGGCGGAACACGGTGCCCAAGGAGGCGGCCTCGCCCTTGGGCGCCGTGCCCTCGGTGGGCAGGCTTGCGCCGCGGCTGCGGATGGCGTGCACGCCGAGCCACACCAAGTAGAGCCCGCCGGCCATTTTCAGCGCGGTGAAGGCGATGGGGGATGCTGCGATGAGTGCGCTCACGCCGAGAACGGCCAGCAGCGTGTGACTAAGGCAGCCCAATGCGCACCCGAAGCCGAACATCATCCCGTGGCGCCGGCCCTGCGAGGCTCCGAGGCTCAAGACCATCAGGTTGTCTGGGCCCGGTGATAGGGTGATGAGGAGTGCAGCGGCCAGGAAGCCGGTGAATTGGGCGAGGGTCAGCATCGTTGCATGGTTTTCTGCACTGAGATTCGCCGCGGAGCAATGCGAAAATCCTGCGTTCTTTCGCGGGATCGCGCACTTCCCATGACGAAGTCTGCTATGCGCCAAGGCATGCCCTACGGCGTTCCGCCGGACCTCGTTCCCCTCAATCTCGGACGCGGCGAACAGGTTCGCGCGTGGCTCGAACGGCTGCCCGCGATCATCGCGTCGTGCGTCGAGGAATGGCATCTCCAATTGAGGCCTTGCTTCTCGCCGCTTAGTTACAATTACGCGGCCCCCGCGATTCTCGCCGGCGGCCAGCGCGCGGTTCTCAAAATCGGTTACCCGAATCGCGAACTCGGGTCCGAGGCTGCCGCGCTGGCGGCCTTCGATGGGCGCGGCATCGTTCGGCTCCTCGATTGGAAACCCGAATACGGTGCCATGTTGCTCGAGCAGTTGCTCCCCGGAACGGCGCTCACCCGCGTCACCAGCGCGGCGGAGGTCGACGACGCGCGCGCGACCTCGTGGGCCGCGCACGTGATGCGCACGCTGTGGCGCGAGGCCCCTGCCGACACGAGTCCATTCGCCACCGTGGCGCAATGGTTCGAAGGCTTCGAGCGCGCGCGGCACGGCCACGGATTCGGTCAATTGCCCAGCGCACTCGTCGACCGCGCCGAGCAGCTTTACCGCGAGCTTCTCGCCTCGGCGGGCCCGCCCGAGCTCCTCCACGGCGATCTGCACCATGGCAACATTCTCGCTGCGGGCGAGGGCTCGTGGATGGCCATCGATCCAAAGGGCCTTCTCGGCGAGCGCGCTTTCGACACCGTGGCCCTTTTGGGCAATCCCATGCCGGACATTGCCGATTGGCCGGATCTGCCGCGCATCCTCCGCCGCCGGATGGCCCAGCTCTCCGAAGAGGCGGGCCTCGACCGCGCGCGCGTGGAAGCGTGGGCGCTCGCACAGACGGTGCTCTCCTCACTCGATGCCTTGGAGGACGGCGACGACGAGGGGCACGCCACCGCCGCGACGGTGGCCACCGCCCTCATGCCGTGATCGACGGACGCTCTGCATGTACCCCAGCCGTGCAACCCCGGGTCCGAGGGGCGACCGAGCGATTGCCGGGCTTGCGCCATCATGGCCGTCGCCCAACGGCGAACCCTCTTCGAATCGTATGACGGGATGCTTCGACGAAGGCCATGAGAACCCCGCGGAGCGCATTGGCCAACAGCCTATGCGGTCATGTCGGTCAACGTATTGGCGGCCAAGAGTCCGGAGACTTCGAGAGACGTTCAAATCTCGTTCAGAATCGCTCGTTGGCAATGGTGGTATCCCTAGTACAATACAATCCCCGGCTTTCGGACTTCTGGGCTTTACAGGGAGCTCCCAAGGGAGCAATGCTTATGGCCCATGGGGAGACGTCGGGCCCGTCGAATGGTGTTCGCCGGCATGGTTGCGGTCACCGCCACCGTCACAGCGTGCGGCTTTCTTTATGATCCAGACCAGTTAGGGACATCCGGTTGTACGGACTGCGATGCATCCCGTAACGATGTGCGGAGTCCCGCACAGGACGGGGCGGATGCCGGCGCTGATGCCTTATCGAATCCCGAAGCTTCGGGAGGCCCCTTGCCCCGCGGCTGTCGGTCTCTTGAGCCCGCGACATTTTGCCGCGATTTCGACGATGGAACCCGCTTCGATACCTTATTTACGCAGCGCGTATCCCAGGGAAGCGTTCTGTCGGACTCGACGGACTCCTACTCTCCGCCATTGGCCCTCGTCGCCAGCATTCCCGCCGCCAGTGGCGGTGACGTGCGCCGCGCGTATATGTCCAAACTATTCAATGAGGTCGTGGCGGGCGGGGGACCGTCGGACATCCGATTTGCGGCCAATATTCAAGTCGAGAAGTTCGCCGCGGGCGAAGCCGTTCCGGTATTCCTCGCCGGCGCGGGCGATTCCATCGTGGGGGACTGGCACTACGTTTCCTTGTTGCTTGGCCGCGATCGGGCATTCGTCGTCGAGTTCCAGCAAGCCACGCAAGTGGGCGAATACCCCTTTCCGTCCGACCGCATACCCCCGGTTGGACCGGGGGCATGGCCTCGTATCGAAGTTCGCATTGCGGGGAATCCTCCGCGCCTCTCGGTGACCCTCGATGCAGGAACGGGGCCCATCCTTGTCGTCGACCGAGGCCTCGCTTCGCCTGAGTGGAGTACGCCTCGCCCGCCCGAATTGCACCTCGGAATTGGCGAGACGTATCCGGCGGCTGCGGCGTGGCAGGTGCGTTACGACGATATCGTCGTCGATTTGAAATAGTGGCTCGAGGGTGTCGCCTGGACGCCGAGGCCGACTGCCCACGACATCGAGTCATATCCAAGTCAAAGTGCGATAAAGACGCATGCGCCTGCAACGTATTCTGTCGAATCCTCTGTACGAGGCGAGGAATGCGATAATCTCCCCTGCGTGATGGCGGGGCAGATTGGGCTGATGGACGAGTCCGTGCGACTGCTTGGGCGCTACGCGCTGCACGGGGAGATCGCCACGGGAGGCATGGCGACGATTCATTTTGGCCGACTGCACGGCGACAGTGGATTCTCGCGGACCGTGGCCATCAAGCGCCTCCACAAGCAGTTTGCGCGCGATCCCGAGTTCGTGTCCATGTTCCTCGACGAGGCGCGACTCGCCGCGCTCATTCGTCATCCGAACGTGGTCCCCACGCTCGACGTGCTGTCGACCGAGGGAGAGCTGTTCGTCGTCATGGAATACGTGCACGGTGAATCGCTTTCGCTCCTCATCAAGGGCGAAGCTGCGAAGAAGCAGCGCATTCCGCCGCAGGTCGCCGCGGCCATTCTTTCCGGCGCGCTCCAAGGTCTCCATGCGGCCCACGAGGCCCGCGACGAGCACGGGCAGCCGCTTGCCATCGTTCATCGCGATGTGTCGCCGCACAACGTCCTCGTGGGCGTCGACGGTGCGGCCCGCGTGCTCGATTTCGGCATCGCCAAAGCCGCCGGAAGTCTGCACACCACGCGGCAGGGCGAGATCAAGGGAAAGCTCCCGTACATGGCCCCCGAGCAACTAATGGGCGAGCCGGCGACGCGCCTCGCGGACGTCTACGCGGCGTCCGTTTGCCTGTGGGAAGCGCTCACGGGGCATCGCCTCTTCTCGGGAACGAGCGAGGCCGACGTACTCAACAAAGTGCTCCTCGACGATGTATCGCCGCCGAGCCGCTACGCGCCCGAGATCTCCAAGGCCGTGGACGACGTGGTGTTGCGCGGGCTATCGCGCGAGCCGCGCGATCGCTTTCCCACGGCCCTCCAGATGGCGGTCGCGTTGGAACGCGCGTTCGGGCGCATCGCCACGACGCATCAGGTAGGCCAGTGGATGGAGCGTGTCGCGGGGCCGCAGCTGATGGACCGCCATCGGAAGGTCCAGGCCATCGAGCAACGGAGCCCCCATTCCAGCGCGTCGCATGGGATCCCGCCGTCGTCCGCACGTGGGATCGTCGCGGAGGAGCCATCTCTCTCCGCGGCAACGAGTGCCATTCCCTTTTCCGAGGGAGAGCCGGCAGACCCTTCCGGGCCGTGGCGCACCATGGTGGCCCGGAGGGGCCGCGTGAAGAGGCTCGTCGTGCTCGCCGTGGTGGCCGTTCCCGTGCTCGTCATCCTCATCATCGCGGCGTGGCGTGGTCCAACGCAGCCCGCGGTCGCGTCGAAACGTGCTACGCCGCCATCTGCGAGCACCCCCTCGGATACCGTGATGGAGCTGCCGGCATCGGAACCGAGTGCGAGCTCGCCCGCGATGCCGGCGACCGCAGACGCCCCGTCGGCGAAGATCGTGCGGAGTGCGGCTCCCAAGTCCTCTGCCGCTCCTCCGCCGGCGGCATGCACCCCTCCTTACTACTTCGATTCCGCGGGAAGAAAGCGATACAAGCGCGAATGCTTCTGACCAAACGAGCGCACATGCCCACGCGTGGAGCCCTGCCGCTGCTACTGTCCACGGCGCTCCTCTCTGCCAGCGTCGCTTCGACGGGCACGCTGCACGCAGCGCCCACGCCGTCCACCAAGGACGCGTGCATCGACGGTGCGGACGAAGGCCAATCCCTTCGAGACGAAGGCAAGCTGCGCGATGCCCGGGCGCGATTCCTCTCGTGTGCCAACTCGTCGTGTCCGGGGGCCATCGCCAAGGATTGCGGCACGTGGCTGGCCGACGTGGAGTCACGCATGCCCACCGTGGTGGTGACCGCCATCAACGCCGCCGGCAACGATCTGGTCGACGTGCGCGTGTCGGTCGACGGGCAGCCATTTCTCGAGCGCCTTTCCGGCACGGAAGTGACCATCGATCCGGGACCGCACCGGCTTCGCTACGAGTACACGGGCGTCCCCAGCATGCCGCCCGTCGAGGACAATATCGTCATTTACGAGCGCCAGAAAGGACGCGCTCTCGTGGCGAAATTCCAATCGGCCACCACCGAACCTCCTCTGGCACCCGCGTCCGACGCGTCTCCCGTGTCGTCGCCCAAACGCTCCGCGCCGATCGCCGCGTACGTCGTTGGCGGCGTGGGCCTCGTTGCCCTGGGGAGTGCCGCGTTCTTCGGCCTGCGCGGTCGCTCCGATTATTCCGATTTGGACTCGACCTGTGGCCGAACCCACTCTTGCGCGCAGTCGGACATCGATGCGGTGAAAACGAAGTTCACGATTTCGGATATCTCCCTTGGACTTGGCGTTGCGGCCATCGGTGTCGCAGCCGTTCTATACTTCACGCATCCCAAGGAGCCTGCTGGCCCGCGCTCTGGCGGCGCGCCCCTTTTGAACCATGCGGTGATCGCGCCCACCCGCGGCGGCGGTTGGCTGGCGGGCTACGA encodes:
- a CDS encoding serine/threonine protein kinase, whose protein sequence is MRLLGRYALHGEIATGGMATIHFGRLHGDSGFSRTVAIKRLHKQFARDPEFVSMFLDEARLAALIRHPNVVPTLDVLSTEGELFVVMEYVHGESLSLLIKGEAAKKQRIPPQVAAAILSGALQGLHAAHEARDEHGQPLAIVHRDVSPHNVLVGVDGAARVLDFGIAKAAGSLHTTRQGEIKGKLPYMAPEQLMGEPATRLADVYAASVCLWEALTGHRLFSGTSEADVLNKVLLDDVSPPSRYAPEISKAVDDVVLRGLSREPRDRFPTALQMAVALERAFGRIATTHQVGQWMERVAGPQLMDRHRKVQAIEQRSPHSSASHGIPPSSARGIVAEEPSLSAATSAIPFSEGEPADPSGPWRTMVARRGRVKRLVVLAVVAVPVLVILIIAAWRGPTQPAVASKRATPPSASTPSDTVMELPASEPSASSPAMPATADAPSAKIVRSAAPKSSAAPPPAACTPPYYFDSAGRKRYKRECF
- a CDS encoding LysE family translocator translates to MLTLAQFTGFLAAALLITLSPGPDNLMVLSLGASQGRRHGMMFGFGCALGCLSHTLLAVLGVSALIAASPIAFTALKMAGGLYLVWLGVHAIRSRGASLPTEGTAPKGEAASLGTVFRRGLVANAINPKVVLFFLSFLPQFVDPSRGHVSLQTGLLGIAFAMQAAILFGTLGYFAGAIGTQLRRRPTTAMWLDRVAGSIFIALGIKLAVSR
- a CDS encoding aminoglycoside phosphotransferase family protein encodes the protein MTKSAMRQGMPYGVPPDLVPLNLGRGEQVRAWLERLPAIIASCVEEWHLQLRPCFSPLSYNYAAPAILAGGQRAVLKIGYPNRELGSEAAALAAFDGRGIVRLLDWKPEYGAMLLEQLLPGTALTRVTSAAEVDDARATSWAAHVMRTLWREAPADTSPFATVAQWFEGFERARHGHGFGQLPSALVDRAEQLYRELLASAGPPELLHGDLHHGNILAAGEGSWMAIDPKGLLGERAFDTVALLGNPMPDIADWPDLPRILRRRMAQLSEEAGLDRARVEAWALAQTVLSSLDALEDGDDEGHATAATVATALMP
- a CDS encoding acylase: MKRLVLLIGALCVWCAPSGEDDETTTWERQARNVTIVRDEWGIPHVYGKSDADTVFGLMYAQAEDDFNRIETNYLNAMGGLAEAEGEAEVYRDLRMKLFIDPENIKAQYRASPPWLKALMDAYAAGLNYYLHRHPEVTPRVIRRFEPWMALTFSEGSIGGDIERISLAQLEAFYGKKPTIPNAVAPAPEPTGSNGFAIAPSNSASGHALLWINPHTSFFFRAEAQAVSEEGLNAYGALTWGQFFIYQGFNDRAGWMHTSSGVDCIDEYLETVVSKDGKPYYRYGAEERPLVATKIAVPYKTPNGVAQKEFTVYATHHGPIVREADGKWVSVRLMQEPMKALMQSYSRTKAKNYAAFKETMNLHTNSSNNTVFADAEGNIAYFHANFIPRRNPAFDWSKPVDGSNPATEWQGIHDVDEAPNVLNPPNGWIQNTNNWPYSSAGSNSPVRENYPSYVDRNVENPRGIHAVRVLKDKKDFTPDSLMSAAFDSVLPEFELLLPTLFAAYEALPDADPLKAKLAEPIASLRTWDRRWSLDSVPTSVAVYWGEDLWLRVTEEAAKAGVLIYEYIETKASARQRLDALAAAVDKLTADFGTWKMPWGDINRLQRLTGDIVQPFDDKAPSTPVAFTSARWGSLASFGARAAKETKKLYGTSGNSFLAVVEFGDRVRAKAITVGGQSGHPTSPHFSDQSSRYSAGQLRDVYFYRPDLEGHIERQYHPGE